A genomic stretch from Oncorhynchus tshawytscha isolate Ot180627B linkage group LG07, Otsh_v2.0, whole genome shotgun sequence includes:
- the LOC112240033 gene encoding leucine-rich repeat-containing protein 3-like has protein sequence MTKEGGSTGDGQEDPAGCWWFLVLWLMSSPTTPPPPPLDIEGSLCRQITPGIPTEWRSAPVPGGLGKAQLALSSPSGSGCPDSCHCVWESSMVLCTDAGLHEFPQGLPLDTVILHLERNYIRSLPEGAFRELTHLRELYLSHNHINTLSSGALRHLSSELRLLDLSHNLLRQASRDEFGSTRAKTRLYNNPWHCDCTLQELVETLNLEPETVNGIMCESSVRSSGEGSRWEDPGGAAEHSGQPLVKLLNSGVNFCSLQRKTTDVAMLVTMFVWFFMVIVYVVYYVRQNQAETRRHLEYLKSLPSPRKTLTETDTISTGL, from the exons GCTGGTGGTTCCTGGTCCTCTGGCTGATGTCGTCCCCCACGacaccccccccacctcccttGGACATCGAGGGGAGCCTATGCCGTCAGATCACTCCTGGAATCCCGACGGAGTGGCGGTCGGCTCCAGTGCCTGGTGGACTGGGAAAG GCTCAGCTGGCCCTGTCGTCTCCCTCTGGATCTGGG TGCCCTGACAGCTGCCACTGTGTGTGGGAGAGCAGCATGGTGCTGTGTACGGATGCTGGGCTCCATGAGTTCCCCCAGGGCCTTCCTCTGGACACCGTCATACTACACCTGGAGAGAAACTACATCCGCTCGCTCCCTGAGGGAGCCTTCAG GGAGCTGACCCACCTGAGGGAGCTGTATCTCTCCCACAACCACATCAACACCCTCTCCTCCGGGGCCCTGCGACACCTGAGCTCAGAGCTCCGTCTCCTGGACCTCTCCCACAACTTGTTACGCCAGGCCAGCCGGGACGAGTTTGGTTCCACGCGGGCCAAGACGCGCCTCTACAACAACCCGTGGCACTGCGACTGTACCCTGCAGGAGCTGGTGGAGACGTTAAATCTAGAGCCGGAGACTGTCAACGGGATCATGTGTGAGAGCTCTGTGAGGAGCTCCGGGGAGGGGAGTCGCTGGGAGGATCCAGGAGGGGCAGCAGAGCACTCCGGTCAACCCCTGGTTAAGCTGCTTAACTCTGGGGTAAACTTCTGTAGTCTTCAGAGGAAGACAACGGATGTAGCCATGCTGGTGACCATGTTTGTGTGGTTCTTCATGGTCATTGTTTATGTGGTCTACTACGTGAGACAGAACCAGGCTGAGACCAGAAGACATCTGGAGTATCTGAAGAGTTTGCCCAGTCCGAGGAAAACACTCACGGAGACAGACACGATAAGCACTGGTCTCTGA